One Oryza glaberrima chromosome 11, OglaRS2, whole genome shotgun sequence genomic region harbors:
- the LOC127754656 gene encoding probable pre-mRNA-splicing factor ATP-dependent RNA helicase DEAH6 — METPLAAAPPRKVRNPRREFHHSENQAMATKYVALHQVVLVDAGPGTGKSSQIPRLLHAGGHGRVVCSQTYRLAAVLAATRAAADMRAELGRQVGYSVPLDDRSSDADTVVKYITYGALLRELAADPLLTCYGAVVVDDAHDGMTLTGVVLSCVKATAARRLDLRVVVCLNHYSTLCKGVAHGFFSGSGMDVKELWFRTYSGLIDQYYLPESVTDYLGAAVDAVCRIHSTEPPGDLLVFLPGCTDVEAAEHALNGRALPGLATCCLHDGLPMHRIHDVFRPAADGRRKVVLCSVFVDGIKYIVDSGYYGTDNDVADGDVLLPVYTREEEKGFPYAWNPANKMADVNALAGVILTLKALGIIGAGGDDVVPSFDFFEPPHPESIHWTVRTLKAAGALSQDGEVTETGRRIAREISGRYY; from the exons atggagacgCCGCTAGCCGCGGCGCCGCCAAGAAAGGTGCGCAATCCGCGGCGGGAGTTCCACCACTCGGAGAACCAGGCGATGGCGACGAAATACGTGGCGCTGCACCAGGTGGTGCTCGTCGACGCCGGCCCCGGCACCGGCAAGAGCAGCCAGATCCCGCGCCTGCTCCAcgccggcggccacggccgCGTCGTCTGCTCCCAGACgtaccgcctcgccgccgtgctcgcggCGACGCGCGCCGCGGCCGACATGCGCGCCGAGCTCGGACGCCAGGTGGGGTACTCCGTCCCCCTCGACGACCGCTCCTCGGACGCCGACACGGTCGTCAAGTACATCACGTACGGCGCACTCCtccgcgagctcgccgccgacccgcTCCTCACATGCTACGGCGCCGTCGTGGTAGACGACGCGCACGACGGGATGACTCTCACCGGCGTCGTGCTCAGCTGCGTCaaggccacggcggcgcgccgcctggACCTTCGGGTCGTCGTCTGCCTGAACCACTACAGCACCCTCTGCAAGGGCGTTGCACACGGCttcttctccggctccggcaTGGACGTCAAAGAACTCTGGTTTCGTACCTACTCCGGTCTAATCGACCAATATTACCTCCCGGAGTCGGTGACAGACTACCTCGGCGCGGCCGTCGACGCGGTGTGCCGCATCCACTCGACGGAGCCGCCGGGCGACTTGCTGGTCTTCCTCCCGGGCTGCACGGACGTCGAGGCAGCCGAGCACGCACTCAACGGCCGTGCGCTGCCGGGGCTAGCTACATGCTGCTTACACGACGGCCTCCCGATGCACCGGATCCACGACGTGTTCCGGCCGGCGGCCGACGGCAGGCGGAAGGTAGTGCTCTGCTCGGTGTTCGTCGATGGCATCAAGTACATCGTCGACTCCGGCTACTACGGAACGGACAACG ATGTGGCCGACGGGGACGTTCTTCTGCCTGTGTAcacgagagaggaggagaaggggttTCCATACGCGTGGAATCCGGCGAACAAGATGGCGGATGTCAACGccctcgccggcgtcatcctcacGCTCAAGGCGCTCGGCATCATCGGCGCCGGAGGTGACGACGTCGTGCCGAGCTTCGACTTCTTTGAGCCGCCGCATCCGGAGTCGATTCATTGGACTGTGAGGACGCTCAAGGCGGCCGGGGCGTTGAGCCAGGACGGCGAAGTGACCGAGACCGGGAGGCGGATTGCGCGGGAGATTTCGGGTAGATATTACTAA
- the LOC127755016 gene encoding uncharacterized protein LOC127755016 isoform X2, with protein MAGAAASPSRCKTMVAPSPFTRPLAAGWWKRHLIPRPRPLAAGSCRDWFVTSATWRPDDLLPRILLLPRKERKKGVQARMLDYSVLKFKHHRPACYDGPLDAMAACVVHAGGSDGGIQAHIKACAALGAICSSVVTAHNTIVVQGVSVTLKPWLPERIKATGDTSKLCAIMQRSAIDEKRFN; from the exons ATGGctggtgccgccgcctcgccctctcGCTGCAAGACGATGGTGGCGCCGTCTCCTTTCACTCGCCCTCTCGCCGCGGGATGGTGGAAGCGCCATCTCATTCCCCGGCCGCGCCCTCTCGCTGCAG GGAGTTGCCGGGACTGGTTCGTCACCTCTGCGACCTGGCGACCTGACGATCTGCTACCACGCATTCTACTCCTCCCCAG gaaggaaagaaaaaagggagTGCAGGCTAGAATGCTAGATTATTCAGTACTAAAGTTTAAACATCACCGTCCAG CCTGCTACGATGGCCCACTAGATGCCATGGCCGCATGTGTTGTTCATGCTGGTGGCAGCGATGGCGGCATCCAGGCCCACATCAAGGCCTGCGCCGCACTGGGAGCAATCTGCTCCTCTGTTGTCACCGCACATAACACCATAGTCGTTCAG GGTGTTTCAGTGACACTGAAACCATGGTTGCCTGAGAGGATTAAAGCCACAG GGGATACCTCAAAATTATGTGCCATTATGCAAAGGAG TGCTATAGATGAGAAAAGATTCAATTAG
- the LOC127755016 gene encoding uncharacterized protein LOC127755016 isoform X1, with amino-acid sequence MAGAAASPSRCKTMVAPSPFTRPLAAGWWKRHLIPRPRPLAAGSCRDWFVTSATWRPDDLLPRILLLPRKERKKGVQARMLDYSVLKFKHHRPACYDGPLDAMAACVVHAGGSDGGIQAHIKACAALGAICSSVVTAHNTIVVQVF; translated from the exons ATGGctggtgccgccgcctcgccctctcGCTGCAAGACGATGGTGGCGCCGTCTCCTTTCACTCGCCCTCTCGCCGCGGGATGGTGGAAGCGCCATCTCATTCCCCGGCCGCGCCCTCTCGCTGCAG GGAGTTGCCGGGACTGGTTCGTCACCTCTGCGACCTGGCGACCTGACGATCTGCTACCACGCATTCTACTCCTCCCCAG gaaggaaagaaaaaagggagTGCAGGCTAGAATGCTAGATTATTCAGTACTAAAGTTTAAACATCACCGTCCAG CCTGCTACGATGGCCCACTAGATGCCATGGCCGCATGTGTTGTTCATGCTGGTGGCAGCGATGGCGGCATCCAGGCCCACATCAAGGCCTGCGCCGCACTGGGAGCAATCTGCTCCTCTGTTGTCACCGCACATAACACCATAGTCGTTCAG GTCTTTTAG